AAAAATACCAGTTAGAAGCTATAGAATGGACATACCAAAAAAAtgcggcatttttttttgaaggggaAAGGGTCTTCAATGGAGAAGGGTGAGGGGTTTTTCAGGGGTGTCTAATGATTTTATAGACCACTTTTACCTGAACTGTAGCTGTCGGTAGACGATGCTGATAGCGAGCGGCTTCGATACCTACGGCTATTCTTCTTCCCCGCATTTTTCACATCCTTTATAtaccaaaaaagaaagagaaaaaaggttaaaaattgaacattaaaaaaaaaaaaaagaaaaacggaaattGTGGGATGTAATTTCCTTGTCACagtcgaatttttttttatcgattttcAACTCTCTGATTTGGGTTGTTATTATTTATCACGATGGGTAAGGATTAGCTACTGCACTTTCACGGCCACCTAGCGGTAAAAAGCCAAACACAAACAATCTGTCACGAGTGGGACTTCATGACTCGATCACGATCGTCTAACGTCACGCTGTCCGTTTTGTTGCAGGCAACACAGGGCCACGTCACGTCAAGAAGCAACGACCATGGCCCACATTGACAAAGCGAAAAGTAACAAGCACATTTTGAAAGTGGCGAAgaagcaacaaaaacaaagccaGCAGCACACGAAGCCAGGTAGGTCAACACATTTTTAGTAAATTTAGTTTAAATCTATCACCGAAAGAACTTTGTCGGGCTCGTCGCTCAGTTTGAATGTCACGTTAGGCTTAGTGCCTCCACCAGCAATAACACCAACGTTATTGACTGGTCCTACCGATCCTTGTTGTCCAGCTGGAACGCTGTTCGACTGGGCAGCAGTCGCATTGTCCACATTCAAAACTGCAGTTGGTTGTCGCATGATGGAAGGATGTTTAATGGCAACCAGCGGACTGACTAAATGATGTTTGCCCAAACGATCCTTCTCCAGATGGTGGGATTTAGCGTCACTTTTATCACGGTCGTTGGCAAAAGTTTCGTCGGCCAGTAACGTGTCTCCAAGCGATTCATTCTGGGCAACCGGTGTGTAGTTGGCCATGATGATAAGGTTTCACTgcctctttattttattttacttgaATCAccaccagcaacaacaacacactGTGGAGCGAGTAGCCAGATGGACCGAACTCATCGACTGATTCCAAGCAACTGACTGAATGGGTCGTCAACCAGCTGTCTGACGAGTAACGAGCTTagtcgggaaaaaaaaaaaaaaaaaggtttggtCATGCAGGATATACACGGGCTGTACATTGCACACTGTTGTGTACTAGTGCTGTGTGAGTGTGTatcaaaaaagagaaaggggaAGCCATGAGACACATAGTTTTTGGCCAGGGGAAACGAGAGTGGGGGGGATTGGCAATCTGAAGAGTTCTCCCTATGCAACCATCCCTGAGGGCCAGcaatgcatttttcttttttcaaagaatGATTATTGATCCATTGAACGTTACCCGACTCAAATGATTTAAAACTGTTTTGGAAAGCTATTCGAACCGTGAAACCGAATAAGCTTCCGGCCCAGGACGTTAAAATGAAAACCATGTTTACTAGTTTCTCGCCTTCTACAAGTCAAATGAATCGTCTATTACGAAGTATCTTTCCCTCGTAAACTGGGAGCAGTGCCCCAATCTCGTGGGTGTACCATTGACTTTtttttcgagaaaaaaaaaatcacgatCGCTTCTCTTTACTATcgtttttgcttcttttatCTACTGATGTGGTTTTACATATAATGGGATACATGCTGAGAAGGAAAAACATAAAGTTTTAGAGCAACAAACGCAAGTGTGGATAGGCCAAATATGTGGAGGTGAGAGGGAAAGGACTCGAGAGAAAACCGGCTCTCGTATGTGTTATGTTTCTCCTTTCCTTTTTGGTTTCGAATTCTCACGCTGAATTCTGTCTTGCTAACGCTGAGCATGCACATACATTAAGAACTTACTCTAGGACGGGCTCCTTTCTCGGCGTGACGGCTTTCGTGGAACCTTATACTTCGATTGCCGATAGCAATTTCAACATCGGCCATCTTGAGGCACGTAGTGAGTTTCTATGGTACACTGGAGAAGACACACCACTCGAAACAGACAAGCAAACAATGTGCGAGCATAGCTACTGTCCCTACAGTGCAAGGGCTGCCGCTAGGTGGCGAAAGCGTGAATGGGACGACAAATATTCGAAtgtaagaaagaaaaggaataaagaataaactctaaaaaaaatgtatttcaatGTGGTATACATCTTGATATACAATTTGACTATGTATTATGTTACTCGTAACCGTAATTGGTTCTTTCTTGATATGCACGAATCATATCTGCCGAGTTACGACGGACACGACGACCAATCGGTTCAAGATCATTGTAACATTTGAGGAAAACTTTATCGATTACGGCAAGGGCTTCTTCTTTAGTGACATCTGGTCGGACAGCCAAAACTGAACCCAAGGCTTTGTTCTTAACGCATTCCGCATGCTGCTTCTGGAttcgaaaaaaagaagcatCTCCCTGACGTAGTGTTAACAAGATGATGTAATATGAGGAATGATAAATCGATCAATTCTTTATAAACGTATTGTTTAAACTACCTGTGTCATAGCGGAAATGAAACTGCAGTGTGTAAGGTTAGCTGCTCTGATCTCCGTGCACGCCAAATGGTTTAGATCTTTAAAACTGAGCTCATGTCGACAGGCATCGAACATGTGAATCATTTCATGAGTCAAAATTCCTTGAACCATCCCCTTTGAACGAGCTACATTTTGGCAAATTACTATCTACACATTCCAAGTAAAAAATTTGTGATTGATTGCAATTAAGAGAAACACATAGACTTATCAGTACTTGATTAAGCCTTGGATCATAGCCACCAGAAACTTTGACATCACACACTTCACAAGCAATATGTCTCCTCAGGTCGATTTCACTGTTTGCAAATGAAAGTCTGATGtgttgtaaaaattttttaactgTATAAGTAGTGTGTACCATCCTGATGCTTTTAATGCACTATACATAAGCTTCACAAGAGGACCTGCAACGAAAAATATGATTACGATACtttctttaaatttcattGTTGTATTACTGTTTTGAAAGCAGTTATAGACATTCCTCTCACAGGaaattttttctgttttgacCTGTCCAGCTCCAAATAGCGCAACTTGCCACCATTTCGCTTGTGCAGCTTCACCTCTTCGTTCGGGATACAAATCATAACCCCAATTGTCTTCTTTGTCGACAGGAGTAGATCCCGATGACTGGTCCGCCATCCTAGTTTGAATTAAGAGCAAAAATATTAATACCAAATATATAAACTAAAATACAAatatgtattttttctttaagtttTATTGAACACATTATTTTAATTACTTACTTTTACGGTTTGAAAAGATTTGTTTTCAAGGCGAAGCAGACGAAACGCCTGCCGGCTGGAACCGCCATGCTGATTGACAAATATACACaatatttagtttttatttaaattatcaatttgaatatttaagaataatttaaaaaatttatgctGTAACTTAGAATGGTTTAACTACCTATGATTTTGAACAAATCTAATATGAGGCTATGTTGCCTTGAGAGAAAGCCACACCTCCAGAAGCTAAAATTGTCAAACTCTTTCCAGAAGAGGTCCGCCATTTTCTAGTTCTCGTTTGGACGCGTTCTTTTATAAATATCGGAATCGGTGAGAAAACTCGTTGTAATAACCGCACGCAAGAGTTACTTTATTGGTTAGTGTGTTTAGCTTGGCTCCATTTTCACTTATTGCCGTGATTGTGCAAATGTCGTTAGTGCTAATTCATCTTTGTTGCTAGGTTTACGTTTGTTAATACCGGACGGTTGGTTGTTTGTCAAGTCTGCAGCATGAAACGCGTTTCAGACCGTGATGCGTCGCCGTTCAGTAAACGTTCCCGTTCAAGTCTAGGACATTATGATGAAAGCTCTGAGGATGAAAGAGGTGGACCACCCCCTCCAAGACGTAGGCGATCACCTAGTCCAAGCCATCGTTCAAGATACCCTCTGCCTCCTGATCCACCAGTTCTGAGAGAACGAGATGACTACCCTCCTCCAAGGTCTCGTCCTCCACCTCCTTCTACTGGTTATAAAACTCTTTGTGTCAGCTCAATCCATCCTAAAGCTAGTGATGAAGTGGTTAAAGATTCCCTGTACAGAGAATTCAAAAAGTATGGTGAAGTTAGCATCAAATTGGTGCATGGCGCTGAGCCAGAAGATAGGTTAGCCTATGTTTCATTCAGAAACCCTGAAGATGCTCGAGAAGCCAGGCACAGCAAGCAGAGAATTATCTTGTATGATAAACCAGCTGTACTTGAGCCCGTCTATGAGACCTCTGCCGCACGGAGCACTAGAGCGCGTTCGAGAAGTTATTCTCCGTTACCATATCGTGGTGAAGAAGAGCGCTATATCCGGCCACGTTCCCCAGATGACCGACACCGAATGTACGACGATCGTTATGATTATTCTTTGCGTGGATATGGTCCTCCACCGCCAGCCGGCATGTACAGAGACTATCGCCCTCCGCCATACGATTATCCTCCACGCGGACCGTCGTCTTACCGTGGTCACTCTTACTATGGAGCCGGAGGACATCCACCTGTTCCGCATTATGAGAGAGGAAGTGAACGAGGTGGAGGTAGTCGAGGTGGCGGAGGAGGAGGTGCtggaggtggtggtggtggtggtggtggtcgTAACGAAGAAGGAGGAAGAGGAGACCGAAATCATGATCGCTACGAGAACAAGAAAGATCGTTTCCCCAATTATTTGCATCACATCCCGCCTGAAGAGGATCCGCTGGCTACGCGAACTCTTTTTGCTGGCAATTTGGAGATCAACATAACTGAAGAAGAGCTGCGTCGCATTTTCGGCAATTACGGTATCGTTGAAGACGTTGACATCAAAAGGCCGCCTCCTGGCACTGGCAACGCTTATGCCTTTGTTCGTTTTGAAAATCTTGATCAGGCTAATAGATGTAAAGTTGAACTTTCGGGACAGTACATCGGCAAGTTTCAAGTTAAGATCGGCTATGGTAAAGCCACTCCTACCACACGCATCTGGGTTGGTGGATTAGGTTCGTGGACGTCTTTGGCTCAATTGGAGCGAGAGTTTGATCGGTTCGGCGCTATCAAGAAGATAGAGT
This sequence is a window from Daphnia magna isolate NIES linkage group LG7, ASM2063170v1.1, whole genome shotgun sequence. Protein-coding genes within it:
- the LOC116927952 gene encoding mitochondrial inner membrane protease ATP23 homolog — encoded protein: MADQSSGSTPVDKEDNWGYDLYPERRGEAAQAKWWQVALFGAGQVKTEKISCERNVYNCFQNSPLVKLMYSALKASGCEIDLRRHIACEVCDVKVSGGYDPRLNQIVICQNVARSKGMVQGILTHEMIHMFDACRHELSFKDLNHLACTEIRAANLTHCSFISAMTQGDASFFRIQKQHAECVKNKALGSVLAVRPDVTKEEALAVIDKVFLKCYNDLEPIGRRVRRNSADMIRAYQERTNYGYE
- the LOC116927947 gene encoding RNA-binding protein spenito, which codes for MKRVSDRDASPFSKRSRSSLGHYDESSEDERGGPPPPRRRRSPSPSHRSRYPLPPDPPVLRERDDYPPPRSRPPPPSTGYKTLCVSSIHPKASDEVVKDSLYREFKKYGEVSIKLVHGAEPEDRLAYVSFRNPEDAREARHSKQRIILYDKPAVLEPVYETSAARSTRARSRSYSPLPYRGEEERYIRPRSPDDRHRMYDDRYDYSLRGYGPPPPAGMYRDYRPPPYDYPPRGPSSYRGHSYYGAGGHPPVPHYERGSERGGGSRGGGGGGAGGGGGGGGGRNEEGGRGDRNHDRYENKKDRFPNYLHHIPPEEDPLATRTLFAGNLEINITEEELRRIFGNYGIVEDVDIKRPPPGTGNAYAFVRFENLDQANRCKVELSGQYIGKFQVKIGYGKATPTTRIWVGGLGSWTSLAQLEREFDRFGAIKKIEYNKGDTSAYILYETIEAAQAAVQDMRGFCLGGPDRKLKTDFVDTNPPTAHPPTAKSKGSSSSYDAATARSGAGEDYAGETNWNNGDDPNYRTGSSRTGRGNRSGYEKRPNAYRGSGAEGDDWPANSSRRPPPDEFDSTRGGSRSPSNERRTDEGGRFTGYRTLAEVARRSPSNWTGALVLKNSFFPTKLHVTSGEASIADLLLHDEKNQPHLRITQRLRLDPPKLEDVSRRVSASASHAIFLGLPGSTGGASSPTSDEAAGVQNRPLRNLVTYLKQKEAAGVISLANKNADVTGVLYAFPPCQFAADLLRRAAPSLTDEALKDDHLVIVVVKGGTA